The genomic window CCGATCGTGACCATCGGCCGGCACTTCGCCGAAACGCTGGCGGCCGATGGCGTATCGCGCCGCGAGGCCTGCGGGCGCGCGGCGGCGCTTCTGGCCGAGGTAGGCTTCGATGACCCCTCCCCTCTTCTCGCCGCCTATCCGTTTCAGCTCAGCGGCGGGATGTTGCAGCGGGTGATGGTGGCCCTGGCCCTGGCCCGCGAGCCGGATTTCCTCCTGGCCGATGAACCGACCACCGACCTGGATCTCGTGGTGCAGGCCAGCATCCTGGCCTTGCTGGAGCGGCTGATGGCCCGCCGCGGCCTGGGCATCCTGCTGGTGACGCATGACCTTTCGGTCCTGGCCCGGCTGGCGGACAGGGTCGCGGTCATGCAGGGCGGCCGCATCGTGGAACGGCAGCCGGTAGCCGATTTCTTCGCGGCCCCGCGCCACCCCGCCAGCCGCGCCCTGATGCGCCGGCATCTGGAACTCTATGGGGAGGCGCTGCCGTGAGCCTGCTGCTGTTGCGCGAGCCCCGCAAATCCTAC from Roseomonas marmotae includes these protein-coding regions:
- a CDS encoding ATP-binding cassette domain-containing protein gives rise to the protein MTGLSIEGLSLAAGATVLVRDVSLSLERGRVMGLLGSSGGGKSLTVLAMLGLLPPGVRQTAGQVRHAGRLLDDAGRAALRGRVAGLVQQSPRACFNPIVTIGRHFAETLAADGVSRREACGRAAALLAEVGFDDPSPLLAAYPFQLSGGMLQRVMVALALAREPDFLLADEPTTDLDLVVQASILALLERLMARRGLGILLVTHDLSVLARLADRVAVMQGGRIVERQPVADFFAAPRHPASRALMRRHLELYGEALP